Genomic window (Verrucomicrobiia bacterium):
GGCGGAGGCGCAAACGCTCAATCATGTGGGCTGGGTGGATCAAGGCAAAGGGGTCGTGCGCTTGCCGATCGCCGACGCCATGAAGTTGGCCGAGCGCCAATGGCAAAACCCGGCGCAAGCTCGCGCGATTTTATTGGAACGGGTGGAAAAGGCGTTTTATGTGGCGCCACCACCACCGCCGCCGCCCAGTGACTTTGAATAAATTCCGGTTTGTGTCTCAATGACCGCGACTATTTCTCCAGTACCCGGCCCGATTGATCGTTCGTGCCGATTGCCGCTGTTTGCGCTCTTCGGTTGTGCCGCTGGCTGGCTGGTACTGAGTTCGATCTTCGGCTTGGCGGCCGCGATGACTTTTCATAATCCATCGCTGCTGGCCAATTGCCCGTTACTTACGTTTGGCCGGGCTTATCCAACTTGGGCGTATCTGTTCATCTACGGCTTCGGCGTTCCTACGGCTTGGGGAGCGGGCCTCTGGTTGATGGCCCGATTGGGGCGCATCAAGGCGATGAACCCAACCTTGATCACCGTGGGCGCAAAACTGTGGCATGTGGGCGTGCTGGTGGGGTTGATCGGCATATTGAGTGGAGACAATTCCGGTTTCGAGTGGCTCGAGTTGCCCCGCTACGCCGCCGTCATTCTGTTTCTGGCGTTCATGCTGATGACCGTCTGGCTGATCATGACTTGTTCCTGGCGGAACGAATCCAATCTCTATCCGTCCCAGTGGTTCGTTTTGGGCGCTGCGCTCTGGTTCATCTGGATTTTCTCCACGTCCGTTTTTCTGTTGCAAATGCACCCGGTTCGAGGCGTGGTGCAAGCCGCCATCGCTTGGTGGTTCGCGGGCAACCTGCTGAACGTCTGGCTGACGTTGGCGGGGCTGGCGGTGACCGTGTATGTGCTGCCCAAGCTCGCCGGAAAACCGTTGCACAGCTACTATCTGGCGCTGTTCATCTTCGTAACGGTGGCGTTGTTCGGCTCGTGGACCGGCCTGCCGGTGCATGCGCCGCTGCCTGCCTGGATGGGAGTCTTCAGCAGCACGGCGGCTGCGTTGATGATTGTGCCCGCGCTCGCCTTGGGCATTCTGGTGGTGAAAACCACGAGTGGTGAGGGACAGACCGCCTGCATGGGCGGCGTGCTTTGTTTCGCCAAGTTCGGCGCGTTCATGTTGGTTCTGGCAACGCTGGTTTCCGCTGTGGCCGCGTGTCCAGTGGTGGCCCGGACGACGGATTTTACCTGGTTTACGGAAGGGCAGATCATGCTGCGGCTTTACGGCTTTTTTGCCATGACCATGTTTGCCGCCGTGTATCACATTTTACCGCGCGTCTCCGGATTGGAGATCGGCCTGTGCCGCATTCGCGCGCATTTCTGGCTGGCCATGCCCGGGAGTTTGCTCCTGGCACTGCCGTTGCTCGTCGGTGGAGTGCGTCAGGGCTTGCGCCTGGCGGATGCCACGGTGCCGTTTGAAGCCACGGCGCAGGCGGCCGTGCTGTGGGTGCGGATCAGCACGTTGGGAGAAACCCTGATCGCGCTCGGCACCCTGGTCTTTTGCGTCAACGTCGGTTGGTTGATCCTGACGTATTATCGCACACTGCTGAAACAGCAGGTGGCGCTGGCGCTGCAACCTGTGGAGGTGAAGTCGTGAAGTCCGGCAGCATGGTATTTCTAACCGCCTTCGTTGCGCTGGCGATTTCGTGGAGCGGCTTCGTGCTGGTGACGCAACTGCAGTTGGGGCGCGTGGATCAG
Coding sequences:
- a CDS encoding cbb3-type cytochrome c oxidase subunit I, with the protein product MTATISPVPGPIDRSCRLPLFALFGCAAGWLVLSSIFGLAAAMTFHNPSLLANCPLLTFGRAYPTWAYLFIYGFGVPTAWGAGLWLMARLGRIKAMNPTLITVGAKLWHVGVLVGLIGILSGDNSGFEWLELPRYAAVILFLAFMLMTVWLIMTCSWRNESNLYPSQWFVLGAALWFIWIFSTSVFLLQMHPVRGVVQAAIAWWFAGNLLNVWLTLAGLAVTVYVLPKLAGKPLHSYYLALFIFVTVALFGSWTGLPVHAPLPAWMGVFSSTAAALMIVPALALGILVVKTTSGEGQTACMGGVLCFAKFGAFMLVLATLVSAVAACPVVARTTDFTWFTEGQIMLRLYGFFAMTMFAAVYHILPRVSGLEIGLCRIRAHFWLAMPGSLLLALPLLVGGVRQGLRLADATVPFEATAQAAVLWVRISTLGETLIALGTLVFCVNVGWLILTYYRTLLKQQVALALQPVEVKS